A DNA window from Helianthus annuus cultivar XRQ/B chromosome 15, HanXRQr2.0-SUNRISE, whole genome shotgun sequence contains the following coding sequences:
- the LOC110913565 gene encoding uncharacterized protein LOC110913565, with amino-acid sequence MGLTSGGIHNSCFNNATRDADNIFGASSKYIVQEQLFKESDVGSSGLSCLKNFKAPDLNIPVKESFDVLNDECPNLEKYFEKSLTSHNESGSSSIVFEAGHIFNNKEEMKLELGKKCLLEHFEFKVDRSSKTRYEVSCRGDGCEWRFKAHVNPCGNLWFVKHMNDRHTCSKTQTHPHFRQANPKVLGHFLKEQLKDSGRIYRAKEIVKDFRQRFEVEITNLQAWRGKSYALELLQGTTRDSFAELPIYCYNLKLANPGSVTHILVDEQSRFEMVFVALGVAIRSFMFNLRPVVIIDAAHLKGKFKRTLFLAVGMDGNNQILPLAYGIGKSEDGESRTWFLSKLRDCVGEMADMAIISDRANSIHVLTNIGFGRWARAHCPGNLYHYMTSNSAESINSLSRFSRKMPITQLIEFFRESVQKWFYDRRLQGMQESHSLTQWAQKKILKKIEGSRTWTVAGIRVNSFVVDDDGKRGVVDFSNRSCSCRVWQVSGLPCGHVIAVSRFLGEPDCSHYAFSCYSNEVYKKTYEESINPLPHRSEWVIPEGLGSVLPPNITKRQSGRPKENNRILSRGEEPVPVYCSRCRTYGHVRDVCLDPMKSQIRSRKSSGKGKGKEKETETKSPTEDIFPSYNLAEF; translated from the exons ATGGGTTTAACATCAGGTGGGATCCATAACTCATGTTTCAACAATGCTACGAGGGATGCCGATAATATCTTCGGGGCATCAAGCAAATACATAGTGCaagagcagcttttcaag GAGTCTGATGTTGGTTCCTCTGGTTTGTCTTGTTTAAAAAATTTCAAAGCTCCAGATCTAAATATTCCAGTAAAAGAAAGTTTTGATGTTTTAAACGATGAGTGTCCtaatttagaaaaatattttgaaaaatctttaacgTCTCACAACGAATCAGGTTCTTCATCTATAGTGTTCGAGGCCGGTCATATATTTAATAACAAAGAAGAGATGAAGCTCGAGTTGGGAAAGAAATGTTTGTTAGAGCATTTCGAGTTTAAAGTTGATAGATCATCTAAGACACGGTATGAAGTTTCATGCAGGGGTGATGGTTGTGAATGGCGATTTAAGGCTCATGTTAATCCTTGTGGCAATTTATGGTTTGTTAAACATATGAACGATAGACACACCTGTTCGAAGACGCAAACACACCCACATTTCCGTCAGGCTAACCCAAAGGTTTTGGGTCACTTTTTGAAGGAACAACTAAAAGACAGTGGTAGGATATATCGAGCGAAAGAGATTGTCAAAGATTTTAGACAAAGGTTTGAGGTTGAGATAACAAACCTTCAAGCTTGGCGTGGTAAAAGCTATGCACTTGAACTTCTACAAGGAACAACACGAGACTCTTTTGCCGAACTACCAATATATTGTTACAATTTGAAACTTGCAAATCCTGGAAGCGTTACTCACATCTTGGTTGATGAGCAGAGTCGTTTTGAAATGGTTTTTGTTGCTTTAGGGGTTGCG ATTCGTAGCTTTATGTTTAATCTAAGACCTGTCGTTATCATTGACGCGGCACACCTAAAGGGTAAATTTAAAAGGACGTTGTTTTTAGCAGTGGGCATGGATGGAAATAATCAGATTTTACCACTTGCTTATGGCATTGGAAAATCAGAGGATGGTGAATCTCGGACATGGTTTCTCTCAAAGCTTAGAGATTGTGTTGGTGAAATGGCAGATATGGCGATCATTTCGGATAGGGCGAATTCGATACAT GTTTTAACAAATATTGGGTTTGGTAGATGGGCAAGAGCTCATTGTCCCGGCAATCTATACCACTATATGACATCTAATAGTGCGGAGTCTATTAACTCTTTGTCTAGATTCTCGCGTAAGATGCCGATAACGCAACTTATCGAATTTTTCCGCGAGTCTGTACAAAAATGGTTTTATGACCGTCGATTACAGGGCATGCAGGAGAGCCATTCACTTACTCAGTGGGCACAGaagaaaattttaaagaaaattgaagGGTCTAGAACCTGGACTGTTGCAGGCATCCGGGTAAACAGTTTTGTTGTTGATGACGATGGGAAAAGGGGTGTAGTTGATTTTTCGAATCGTTCGTGCAGCTGTCGTGTCTGGCAAGTTTCTGGTTTACCTTGTGGGCATGTGATTGCTGTTTCAAGATTTTTGGGTGAACCTGACTGTAGTCATTATGCTTTCTCGTGTTACTCAAACGAAGTATACAAAAAAACGTATGAAGAATCGATTAATCCTCTGCCTCATAGGTCTGAATGGGTAATACCAGAAGGCCTTGGCAGTGTATTACCCCCGAATATTACAAAACGTCAATCTGGTCGTCCAAAAGAAAACAACCGAATCTTGTCTCGTGGGGAAGAACCTGTTCCGGTATATTGTTCGCGTTGCCGAACATACGGACATGTTCGTGACGTTTGTTTAGATCCAATGAAATCACAGATTCGTTCACGAAAATCATCAGgcaaaggaaaaggaaaagagaaaGAGACAGAAACCAAGAGTCCAACGGAAGACATTTTTCCATCTTATAATTTAGCAGAATTTTAA
- the LOC110913566 gene encoding uncharacterized protein LOC110913566, whose translation MTQCCFSSCVNDVKPRPLDPHNIYQQFEIVHKETLFSSDGSFYTKSLADNGYPPYILRRKRWEIYGKTPKNYKLFEAKGINDSLRTRLPDLSFLLSTKSSNHVVVGKWYSPFVFIKEQQLSEQVKNSMYYEMTLEQKWEQVFEHEKEHNNEGNVVSVNVVVRSKAVFIGESQIEAAWDERNVVDRAIWFTCVGGNNGREESVGLNVAIVERMKWEEERVGWVGGGEQRIKRVKSEKKFEGVDGWNRFGCYVLVERFVLKRMDGSLVLTYEFGHTHQIRSMFE comes from the coding sequence ATGACACAATGTTGCTTTTCCAGTTGTGTCAATGATGTAAAACCAAGGCCATTGGATCCACACAACATTTACCAACAATTTGAGATTGTTCATAAGGAAACACTGTTTAGCAGTGATGGTAGTTTTTATACAAAATCTCTTGCAGACAATGGCTATCCTCCATATATCTTAAGAAGAAAACGTTGGGAAATTTATGGTAAAACACCAAAAAACTACAAGTTATTTGAAGCAAAAGGAATCAATGATTCCCTTCGTACACGTCTTCCTGATTTGAGCTTTCTTCTCTCAACCAAATCTTCAAATCATGTAGTTGTTGGCAAGTGGTATTCCCCTTTCGTATTTATCAAAGAACAACAACTGTCCGAACAAGTGAAAAATTCTATGTATTATGAAATGACACTAGAGCAAAAGTGGGAACAAGTTTTCGAACATGAAAAGGAGCACAACAACGAAGGAAATGTCGTGTCTGTGAACGTCGTGGTTCGTAGTAAAGCGGTTTTCATTGGTGAGAGTCAGATCGAGGCAGCATGGGATGAGAGAAATGTGGTAGATAGAGCCATATGGTTTACATGTGTAGGGGGTAATAATGGGAGAGAAGAAAGTGTAGGGTTGAATGTAGCAATTGTTGAAAGAATGAAGTGGGAAGAAGAAAGGGTTGGATGGGTTGGTGGTGGGGAGCAAAGGATAAAGAGGGTGAAGAGTGAGAAGAAGTTTGAAGGAGTTGATGGGTGGAATAGATTTGGTTGTTATGTTTTGGTTGAAAGGTTTGTGCTCAAAAGAATGGATGGAAGCTTGGTTTTGACATATGAGTTTGGTCACACCCATCAAATTAGGTCCATGTTTGAGTAA
- the LOC110911324 gene encoding uncharacterized protein LOC110911324 isoform X2 has product MYVTRSLSYYKTSPEALYLPPEGPNSGYLVIQDEESERYTFFGLFKDRYLVGLPFPQNKILTTHYSSGAGGQHHHQAGRQHHQHTSFDEVVFIPVLNQPLSLNRYYAIKPHGSHKGCVNDVKPRPLDPHNIYQQFEIVRKETLFSSDGSFYAKSLAHDGYPPYILRRKRWEIYGKTPKNYKLFEAKGINDSIRTRLPDLSFPPSTKSSNHVVVGKWYCPFVFIKEQQLSEQVKNSMYYEMTLEQKWEQVSEHEKEHNNEENVVSVNVVVHSEAVFIGESQIEAAWDERNVVDGAIWFTCVGGNNGREESVGLNVAIVERMKWEEERVGWVGGGEQRIKRVKRDEKFEGVDGWNRFGCYVLVERFVLKRMDGSLVLTYEFGHTHQIRSIFE; this is encoded by the exons ATGTATGTGACCCGATCACTTTCTTACTATAAGACGTCTCCGGAAGCTCTTTATCTTCCTCCCGAGGGTCCTAACTCCGGTTACTTGGTAATCCAAGATGAAGAGTCTGAAAGATACACATTTTTCGGGTTGTTCAAGGATCGATATCTTGTAGGGTTACCGTTTCCTCAAAACAAAATACTGACCACACACTATTCTTCAGGAGCTGGTGGTCAACATCATCATCAAGCTGGTCGACAACATCATCAACACACTTCTTTTGATGAAGTTGTCTTTATTCCTGTCCTTAACCAGCCGTTGTCTTTGAACCGTTACTATGCGATTAAACCACATGGATCACATAAAGG TTGTGTCAATGATGTAAAACCAAGGCCATTGGATCCACACAACATTTACCAACAATTTGAGATTGTTCGTAAGGAAACACTGTTTAGCAGTGATGGTAGTTTTTATGCAAAATCTCTTGCACACGATGGCTATCCTCCGTATATCTTAAGAAGAAAACGTTGGGAAATTTATGGTAAAACACCAAAAAACTACAAGTTATTTGAAGCAAAAGGAATCAATGATTCCATTCGTACACGTCTTCCTGATTTGAGCTTTCCTCCCTCAACCAAATCTTCAAATCATGTAGTTGTTGGCAAGTGGTATTGCCCTTTCGTGTTTATCAAAGAACAACAATTGTCCGAACAAGTGAAAAATTCTATGTATTATGAAATGACACTAGAGCAAAAGTGGGAACAAGTTTCCGAACATGAAAAGGAGCACAACAACGAAGAAAATGTCGTGTCTGTGAACGTCGTGGTTCATAGTGAAGCAGTTTTCATTGGTGAGAGTCAGATCGAGGCAGCATGGGATGAGAGAAATGTGGTAGATGGAGCCATATGGTTTACATGTGTAGGGGGTAATAATGGGAGAGAAGAAAGTGTAGGGTTGAATGTAGCAATTGTTGAAAGAATGAAGTGGGAAGAAGAAAGGGTTGGATGGGTTGGTGGTGGGGAGCAAAGGATAAAGAGGGTGAAGAGAGATGAGAAGTTTGAAGGAGTTGATGGGTGGAATAGATTTGGTTGTTATGTTTTGGTTGAAAGGTTTGTGCTCAAAAGAATGGATGGAAGTTTGGTTTTGACATATGAGTTTGGTCACACCCATCAAATTAGGTCCATATTTGAGTAA
- the LOC110911324 gene encoding uncharacterized protein LOC110911324 isoform X1 — protein sequence MYVTRSLSYYKTSPEALYLPPEGPNSGYLVIQDEESERYTFFGLFKDRYLVGLPFPQNKILTTHYSSGAGGQHHHQAGRQHHQHTSFDEVVFIPVLNQPLSLNRYYAIKPHGSHKGEAFTCSKEEDMTQCCFSSCVNDVKPRPLDPHNIYQQFEIVRKETLFSSDGSFYAKSLAHDGYPPYILRRKRWEIYGKTPKNYKLFEAKGINDSIRTRLPDLSFPPSTKSSNHVVVGKWYCPFVFIKEQQLSEQVKNSMYYEMTLEQKWEQVSEHEKEHNNEENVVSVNVVVHSEAVFIGESQIEAAWDERNVVDGAIWFTCVGGNNGREESVGLNVAIVERMKWEEERVGWVGGGEQRIKRVKRDEKFEGVDGWNRFGCYVLVERFVLKRMDGSLVLTYEFGHTHQIRSIFE from the exons ATGTATGTGACCCGATCACTTTCTTACTATAAGACGTCTCCGGAAGCTCTTTATCTTCCTCCCGAGGGTCCTAACTCCGGTTACTTGGTAATCCAAGATGAAGAGTCTGAAAGATACACATTTTTCGGGTTGTTCAAGGATCGATATCTTGTAGGGTTACCGTTTCCTCAAAACAAAATACTGACCACACACTATTCTTCAGGAGCTGGTGGTCAACATCATCATCAAGCTGGTCGACAACATCATCAACACACTTCTTTTGATGAAGTTGTCTTTATTCCTGTCCTTAACCAGCCGTTGTCTTTGAACCGTTACTATGCGATTAAACCACATGGATCACATAAAGG AGAAGCATTTACATGTTCAAAGGAGGAAGACATGACACAATGTTGCTTTTCCAGTTGTGTCAATGATGTAAAACCAAGGCCATTGGATCCACACAACATTTACCAACAATTTGAGATTGTTCGTAAGGAAACACTGTTTAGCAGTGATGGTAGTTTTTATGCAAAATCTCTTGCACACGATGGCTATCCTCCGTATATCTTAAGAAGAAAACGTTGGGAAATTTATGGTAAAACACCAAAAAACTACAAGTTATTTGAAGCAAAAGGAATCAATGATTCCATTCGTACACGTCTTCCTGATTTGAGCTTTCCTCCCTCAACCAAATCTTCAAATCATGTAGTTGTTGGCAAGTGGTATTGCCCTTTCGTGTTTATCAAAGAACAACAATTGTCCGAACAAGTGAAAAATTCTATGTATTATGAAATGACACTAGAGCAAAAGTGGGAACAAGTTTCCGAACATGAAAAGGAGCACAACAACGAAGAAAATGTCGTGTCTGTGAACGTCGTGGTTCATAGTGAAGCAGTTTTCATTGGTGAGAGTCAGATCGAGGCAGCATGGGATGAGAGAAATGTGGTAGATGGAGCCATATGGTTTACATGTGTAGGGGGTAATAATGGGAGAGAAGAAAGTGTAGGGTTGAATGTAGCAATTGTTGAAAGAATGAAGTGGGAAGAAGAAAGGGTTGGATGGGTTGGTGGTGGGGAGCAAAGGATAAAGAGGGTGAAGAGAGATGAGAAGTTTGAAGGAGTTGATGGGTGGAATAGATTTGGTTGTTATGTTTTGGTTGAAAGGTTTGTGCTCAAAAGAATGGATGGAAGTTTGGTTTTGACATATGAGTTTGGTCACACCCATCAAATTAGGTCCATATTTGAGTAA